Part of the Hydrogenothermus marinus genome is shown below.
GAAAGAGTAGATTTAAAAGTAGAAGGGGATGAAGGTAGAAATTTAGTTAAAAAATTAAGAAAAGAGCCTATAAAAAAATTAGGGAAATATGAAGTAGCTGATATTGATTTAACAGATGGAATAAAATTTATATTAGAAGATGATAGTTGGCTACTTCTTAGAGCATCAGGAACAGAGCCTGTTTTAAGAATATATGCAGAAGCACCAGATAAAGAAAAAGTAAAATATTTAATAGAAGAAGCAAAAAAATTAATTGGAGGATAATTATGGAAGAGCACATTTATCAACCTTTTGATGTTAGAATGGCCGAAGATGGTGAAATAATAGCTATTGTTGAACCTGAAAGTTATTTAAAACAGATGATAGAAAATGAAGAAACATGCTGGGAAATGGAAGTAGATGTTGATTATGATAATGAAACAGATGAAGCTTATTTAATGATATTTTTACACAAAGATAATGGACAAATATTTATAGCTTTGCCTTATGGTGAAGCTTGGGATGCTCTTATAGATAAAGGAGTAATAACAATAGCACTTCTTACACAGTTTGATCTTGACCATGGAGATGTTAGCGATGCAATTACTATTTCAATAGAAATAGATGAGTTTAATAAAGGTTTTATTGCTGGTGCATCAAGAATGTGGGAAGCAGTTAAAAATATTTAGGTATGGTTGTTTATTCAAGAAAAGTATTTTTTTACGAAACTGATGCTCAGGGGATAGTTCACCACTCAAACTATCCCCGTTATTTTGAAGAAGCAAGAGGCTATTTTTTAGAAAAGAATAATCTTCCTTATGAAAAAATAAGAGAAGAATTAGGATTAGATGTTGTTTTAACTCAGTTAAGCATTGAATATAAAAAATATTTAACATTTGGAGATTCTTTTTTTATTCATTTAAAACCTAAAATAGAAAATAAATATTTCTTTTCTTTTGAATATAAATTAAAAAATCAAAAAAATAAAATCTGTTGTACAGGTGAAACAAAACATTGTTTTATAAGTATAAAAACAAAAAAGATAATATCTATACCAAAAGCTTTTTTAGATGTATTAAAAGATTAATTAATGGTGCCCAGGGTGGGATTCGAACCCACACGCCCTTTCGGACACTACCCCCTCAAGATAGCGCGTCTGCCTGTTCCGCCACCTGGGCAAATGAGAAAAATATTATATGTCAAAGGATAGAAATTTGCAAGTAGTTTTACTTACAGAAGGTTCTGATTTAGATTCTTTATCTTCTGCATACGCTTTAACTCTTTTAGAGAAAGACACATATATATATTTGCCCCATAGTTATTCAAATAGTATAAAAATAGCTTTAAGTTTTTTCAAAAATAAGCTAAATCCTAAAATTATAAAAAATATAGATGTAAAAAAATTAGAAAAGATATTTATTGTAGATACTTCATCATATGAAAAAATAAAACAGATATTAAATGAAGCTAATATAAATAAAAGTATTGAAATAACTGCAATTGATCATCATAAAAGTTTTGAAAATTTTCCAAAAGATATAAAAAAAATAACTGTAAATTATGGTGCTTGTACTACATATTTTATAAAGCAAATAGAAGAAAAAAATATTAATATTGATAAAAAAGATGCAACAATCTTAGCTCTTGGTTTATATGAAGATACAGGTTCTTTTAGATATTCAAATACAACATATGAAGATATAAAAGCTTTAAGTTTTTTAGTAAAAAAAGGAATAGATTTTAATATCTTAAATGAGATATTATCAAAAAGGATAGATGAAAAAAGTTTAAAGGTGATTAATGAGCTTTTAGAAAATTTAGATATCTCATATATAGAAAATACAAAAATAGCTATATCAAAAGCCTTTTGTAATGAATACATACCTGATATATCCCAATATTTAAACTTAGTAAAAGAATTTTCAAGTCAAGATGCTTTATTTATATTAATAATATCAAAAAACAAAATAACGATTATAGGAAGATCAAATGGAAAAATAGATGTTGCATCTGTTTTAGCAGTTTTTGGAGGTGGAGGACATAAG
Proteins encoded:
- a CDS encoding acyl-CoA thioesterase, with protein sequence MVVYSRKVFFYETDAQGIVHHSNYPRYFEEARGYFLEKNNLPYEKIREELGLDVVLTQLSIEYKKYLTFGDSFFIHLKPKIENKYFFSFEYKLKNQKNKICCTGETKHCFISIKTKKIISIPKAFLDVLKD